The following is a genomic window from Deltaproteobacteria bacterium.
TTACGCATTTCTAAAATAAGCTCCATTACATAGGTACTGCGCTCCCCTTCAACTACTTTTTCCTTGATGTTTAAGACAAAAGTTCCTGTTGGTTTGAGGACACGTAATAGCTGGTCGGAAATAGGCAAAAACCACTCCACGTACTTGTCATGGCTGATACCACCGTATGTATTTTTTCTCTGATCAGCGTAAGGCGGTGATGTCACAACAAGGTCAACCGAGTTGTCAGGAATCAGTTTTAATTTCTCTTTGCTGTCCCCAATATATATGTCTGTAGTTATTTCCATTTTATGCACATCATTTCAGAAAATCTTCTTTCAATCTACTTATACATGGCTAAACGATATTCTCAATCATTTTCAAAGTACCGCCCAACTACTGTATATATGGTTTCCGTATAACCCCCTTTTACTGGGTTATAAAATAATGGTTGGAATCACGAACAGCTTGTGATGCGTGAGAATTATGAAATAACGTTTATACCTTTCAATTAGCTATGTCAATTGCGGACTTCAGTCAATGTTGAATACCACTTGAAAGAAAGCACACCCGCCAAAATTACCGGATGCTCTGTTTCAGTCAACAGTCGGATTCTACCTGAACAGAAAATATGCTGTCAAGCATTTGCGCATTCCATTCGATATTCAATAAAATGCACCGGCGATACCGTATCAACACTTGTATTTGAACCTCAGATTATCGACCACTAAGGATTCAGTTATTCCCGATAGGTCAGTTAACAGAACAAAGCGCCCACACATAGCTCAATGTTTCTTCTCTTTGTTCAACTCACTGTAGAGGTTCTTGGCTTGAGCATATATTCCCGTATATTCTCTTGGTAATGTCTGTTGCGGAATCCGGACAAACATCGTTTCCAGAACGCTTTTACTGGCATCATCCTCGCCCGCCTTCTGAAATTCTCCCTTTTGCGTCATCAAGCCAGCATAGTTGGTCAAGACTATGGCATCTTTGGGATGGTGCTCCAGACATTTCTCGTAATAGAAAGCGGCTACGTCCAGGTTGCTTTCGTTATTCACGTATATGTTACCCAGCATTACGTAGCTCCAGGCATCCGTCGGATCGATCTGCAAACATTCTTGTAGGTGTTGTTTCGCTTTCTCCAGCTTGCCTTGCTCCAAGTAAACCTTGGCCATGTTGCGGCGGGCGGCCACGTTTTCGGGAATGACTGCCAGGACCTCCTGAAAGAGCTTCAGTGCCTCCGGGAGTCTGCCTTTCCCGGCCTCGTCAACCCCCTTCGCCAGCTTCTTCATGGCCTCAGCAAATTTCTCCGGTGTGGCATCCCGGAATTCAATGTGTGCCATTCCGCCTTCGACTACGATATCCATTACTTCCGCAATCACGCCATAAAGCTTCTTGATGCGGGTAATCACGTCCTGTTCGGTATATTCAGCGGGATCGAATCGCTTGCCGGGTGCGATCATAATGTCTTTCAGTGGAATGGATAATTTCATATCAGGCACCTCAAAGAGTCGGGTATGCATATCATAATTTTCGAGGAAATAAAATCAATGATTAAGGAATGTAGAACTAAACCGCTGCGCGGTAGATTTGGAGCCTTGCATTAGTGACAAATAATGGTTTATAATAGCGCATGTTTTATTATTCTGACAGCACAGGATTTTTATGGGGCATACCCCGGTTGAAACCCCATAGATACATTGAAACCCCATAGCTATATTTTGTCCCTGCCGCAGCGGCTCCGTTCTTCATACGTCAATCCAAAATCGTTTTCAATACGTTGAATATTTTCATATTCTTCCGTTGAACAACTTCGGATTGACGCTTATTCGAAATCAAGAATTTTCTTCAAGGGCGACGTTTTGCTGATAGCAGGAAGGCATACATTTTCCCCTTGAGCGGGAAAATACACGGTTCAGCCCTGCACATTTCAAACCGCATTCAGTGATCTGTCCCGATCAGCCGCCCTGAACATTTGAAGTCTTGCATGACTGGATAAAGGTAGATCTAACGACTGAAGTACGCATGAACCGGATGAACCTGAAATAAAAGTGTTATTGTCGACCAAGGGCAGGTGTCTAAATTGCGGTTGTTAAAAAGGAGCCCGCATGATAAATGGAGCATCACTTTAAATCATTATATCTAAAATGGAATCCGACATGCATGATATATTAAAACTTATTCAGGTTCATACGCCGTTTCATTTTCTTCATGATCGATTTCTTCCGATGGTTATAAAAGAGAGGATAAATCCTGAGATCAGCTTCAATCATGTTACCCTCGATCGTTTCAGGAAAGAGGACTACATCAGGGTTGCCGATAGTCTTTTGGATGCGGGATTAACAATTACTTTCCACGCGCCGTTTATGGATTTGAGGCCCGGAGCGCTCGATCCGAAGATACGGCAGATCACCATAGACCGTCTGAATCAGGTATTTGATCTTGTTCCGCATTTTCGACCACTTTCTGTAGTATGCCATCCCTCATTCGACAAGAGATACTATGTGTCAAGTGAGCAGTTGTGGCTGGAAAACAGCGTTGAAACATGGAAGATATTTTTAACGCGGGCCATTGAGATGAATACGATCATTGCTTTTGAAAATGTTTATGAAAGCGACTGTCAAAATCTGGGCCTTCTCCTGAATGAGTTTTCCTCACCGCATGTCATTTTTTGCTTCGATACCGGTCATTTTAATGTATTCTCGACCACACCGTTGGAAGAATGGATGGGTGGCTTGTGGACCCGCCTCGGTCCAGTGGACAGGATACGCAGTCTGATCGAGGTCCAGATCATCTGCAAGGGCAAACTCGTGAAGGGGGAATCGCTCTGGCTTGAATACCGGGGAGAAGCCCTGCCCATTGACTATGTCTTCGGTACGCCGACAAAGCGCGAGGTTCGTGGGTACTCCGTCTATGCCACAGGGTTCAACCTTTCAAGTTGAAGCAAGGACAACCAATGAAAAAAACTGATGTAATCGGCCCAAACTACGGCAATCTCCTTGAGAAAATTACCGGAATTTTCTCCAAAGCAAGAATGACGGCTATCAGAGCAATTAACGTAACACAGGTGATGGCCTATTTCGAGATCGGGAGGGAAATCGTCGAGTTCGAGCAGCACGGAAAGATACGAGCAGAGTATGGAGAAGAACTCATTTTAAACTTATCACGAGATATGACAAATAGATTCGGAAGGGGATTCTCAGAAAGAAATTTAAGAAATATGAGATCATTTTACACGGCGTTCTCAATTCGGCAGACACTGTCTGCCGAATCTGGTAAGAGAGAAAGCCTGTCCGAACCATTTATTCCTAACCTGCCCTGGTCGCATTACTGTGAGTTGCTGAAGGTCGAAGATACCCTTGCCCGCTCCTTCTACGAAAATGAAGCTGCTCAAAACAACTGGTCTGTCAGAGAGCTAAAGAGACAAATCAACTCCATGCTGTTTGAAAGGCTCGCCCTGAGCAGGAATACCACGGCCGTTATGAAGCTGGCGAAAAAAGGACAGATCATTGAGACGCCGGAAGACGCAATCAAAGACCCCTATGTATTGGAATTCCTAAATCTCAGAGAAGAATCCGCCTATACGGAAAGCCAGTTGGAACAGGCTCTTATTGATAAACTCCAGGATTTTCTTTTGGAACTGGGGAAGGGTTTTTCCTTTGTCGCCCGCCAGAAGAGGATTACCATCGCCAACCGCCATTACCACATTGACCTGGTCTTTTATAACCGGTTCCTTAAGTGTTTTGTCCTGATCGATCTGAAGACAGGAGAATTCGACCATGCCGATGCAGGTCAGATGAATTTCTATTTGAACTACTTCAAAGAAAACGAAACGATGGCAGATGAAAACGATCCTATTGGGCTTATTCTTTGCGCCAGAAAGGATGACATATTCGCCAGATACGTGCTGGGTGGACTGAGCAACAAGGTGTTTGCATCCAAATACAAACTCGCACTGCCCTCGGAGAGGCAATTGAAACAAAAACTCAAGTCATTGCCGGACTTATTAGATACAACGTAATCCCCCCGTCAGATAATTTAGAATAATGCTGTGTTACAGGATACGCTCCCCGGTTGCGATGATTTCACTGACAAACGGATCCGTTTCGTCAAAGTCAGTACGGGCAAAAGAATGGGGTTCAATCCGTAGGTCGATATCCCAGCTCAACATTCTTAAGAGGACGTCCTCGTCCAGTCCGTCAATATCGTCCCGGTCCCAGAATACGGCCAAGTCAATATCGCTGTCGGGATGAAATGTATTTTTCGAATAGGAGCCGTACAGATATAAGCGCCAGACCGGCACCTTGTTCTTTTCAAGCGTCTTGACGTATTCCCTGATCTTTTCGTAAATTAACTGTTTATCTTTTCCTGTAACCATTTTCTGATTTCTCGTATTTTGTTAAGTTGCAACTCTGTATATTGGCGATTGGCTTTCTTTTGAAATCGATTCTTATAATCAGGGTATCTTGCCCTGAGATTAAACGTGCTCAGCTCCGACATGACTATCTTTTGCTCAACGGATAGTTCAAGCGACGCCTTGTGGGCAATTTCAAGTAAATTATGGGTTCTGGGATAATCGGCATCAACGTTTCTTACATGGTATGCCTTCAGTAATTTTTCGACCACCAGGTGCCCCAAGAATAAGGCCCAGACGTAATGTTCATTTTCAAAGAGGCTTTCCATAACCTGGAAGTCAGAATCCGACGACTCGATCCAGTATTTTACGATATCTTCCCGATCCATGTCACCAATCTACATGATTAACTCTTGATTATCAAGCGATTATTGGGTTTTTATCCAAGCATACGAATTTCGCCGTAATCACCCTGATACACTTCTGGTACGATGATTTTTTTACTACCTTTCGAACGCAATTCAATAAACTGAGATGATGTTTGCTACTGAAGATTTGAAAGCTTGGATATCCAGTCTTCCGCGTTGCTTACGACATAACAGGAAGTACGCATGAACCGGATGAACCTGAAATAAAATTGTTATTGTCAACCAAGGGCAGGTGTCTAAATTGCGGTTGTTAAAAAGTACCCCCTATGATAAATGGAGAATCATTTTCAATCATTATATCTATAATGGAATCCGACATGCATGATATATTAAAAGTTATTCAGGTTCATACGCCGTTTCATTTTCTTCATGATCGATTTCTTCCGATGGTTATAAAGGAGAGGATAAATCCTGAGATCAGCTTCAATCATGTTACCCTTGATCGTTTCAGGAAAGAGGACTACATCAGGGTTGCCGATAGTCTTTTGGATGCGGGATTAACAATTACTTTCCACGCACCGTTCATGGATTTGAGGCCCGGAGCGCTCGATCCGAAGATACGGCAGATCACCATAGACCGTCTGAATCAGGTATTTGATCTTGTTCCGCATTTTCGACCGCTTTCTGTAGTATGCCATCCCTCATTCGACAAGAGATACTATGTGTCAAGTGAGCAGATGTGGCTGGAAAACAGCGTTGAAACATGGAAGATATTTTTAACGCGGGCCATTGAGATGAATACGATCATTGCTCTTGAAAATGTTTATGAAAGCGACTGTCAAAATCTGGGACTTCTCCTGAATGAGCTTTCCTCACCGCATGTCAGTTTTTGCTTCGATACCGGTCATTTTAATGTATTCTCGACCACACCGTTGGAAGAATGGATGGGTGGCTTGTGGACCCGCCTCGGTCAGATTCATATACACGATAACAACGGACTCCTCGATGAACATCTCCCGGTAGGAGCGGGGAACTTCCCCTTCCAGGATTTTTTTAGTATGATCCGTGAAAAGGGGCTTAAGCCTATTATGACTGTCGAGTCCCATACGGAAAAGAATCTATGGAAGATGTTGGAAAATATTAAGGCCATGAAGCTGTTTTAGAAAAAGGTTCAAGGGGCAAG
Proteins encoded in this region:
- a CDS encoding tetratricopeptide repeat protein gives rise to the protein MKLSIPLKDIMIAPGKRFDPAEYTEQDVITRIKKLYGVIAEVMDIVVEGGMAHIEFRDATPEKFAEAMKKLAKGVDEAGKGRLPEALKLFQEVLAVIPENVAARRNMAKVYLEQGKLEKAKQHLQECLQIDPTDAWSYVMLGNIYVNNESNLDVAAFYYEKCLEHHPKDAIVLTNYAGLMTQKGEFQKAGEDDASKSVLETMFVRIPQQTLPREYTGIYAQAKNLYSELNKEKKH
- a CDS encoding DNA methyltransferase, coding for MEITTDIYIGDSKEKLKLIPDNSVDLVVTSPPYADQRKNTYGGISHDKYVEWFLPISDQLLRVLKPTGTFVLNIKEKVVEGERSTYVMELILEMR
- a CDS encoding sugar phosphate isomerase/epimerase, with amino-acid sequence MHDILKVIQVHTPFHFLHDRFLPMVIKERINPEISFNHVTLDRFRKEDYIRVADSLLDAGLTITFHAPFMDLRPGALDPKIRQITIDRLNQVFDLVPHFRPLSVVCHPSFDKRYYVSSEQMWLENSVETWKIFLTRAIEMNTIIALENVYESDCQNLGLLLNELSSPHVSFCFDTGHFNVFSTTPLEEWMGGLWTRLGQIHIHDNNGLLDEHLPVGAGNFPFQDFFSMIREKGLKPIMTVESHTEKNLWKMLENIKAMKLF
- a CDS encoding PDDEXK nuclease domain-containing protein; translation: MKKTDVIGPNYGNLLEKITGIFSKARMTAIRAINVTQVMAYFEIGREIVEFEQHGKIRAEYGEELILNLSRDMTNRFGRGFSERNLRNMRSFYTAFSIRQTLSAESGKRESLSEPFIPNLPWSHYCELLKVEDTLARSFYENEAAQNNWSVRELKRQINSMLFERLALSRNTTAVMKLAKKGQIIETPEDAIKDPYVLEFLNLREESAYTESQLEQALIDKLQDFLLELGKGFSFVARQKRITIANRHYHIDLVFYNRFLKCFVLIDLKTGEFDHADAGQMNFYLNYFKENETMADENDPIGLILCARKDDIFARYVLGGLSNKVFASKYKLALPSERQLKQKLKSLPDLLDTT
- a CDS encoding HEPN domain-containing protein; translated protein: MDREDIVKYWIESSDSDFQVMESLFENEHYVWALFLGHLVVEKLLKAYHVRNVDADYPRTHNLLEIAHKASLELSVEQKIVMSELSTFNLRARYPDYKNRFQKKANRQYTELQLNKIREIRKWLQEKINS
- a CDS encoding TIM barrel protein, encoding MHDILKLIQVHTPFHFLHDRFLPMVIKERINPEISFNHVTLDRFRKEDYIRVADSLLDAGLTITFHAPFMDLRPGALDPKIRQITIDRLNQVFDLVPHFRPLSVVCHPSFDKRYYVSSEQLWLENSVETWKIFLTRAIEMNTIIAFENVYESDCQNLGLLLNEFSSPHVIFCFDTGHFNVFSTTPLEEWMGGLWTRLGPVDRIRSLIEVQIICKGKLVKGESLWLEYRGEALPIDYVFGTPTKREVRGYSVYATGFNLSS
- a CDS encoding nucleotidyltransferase domain-containing protein, coding for MVTGKDKQLIYEKIREYVKTLEKNKVPVWRLYLYGSYSKNTFHPDSDIDLAVFWDRDDIDGLDEDVLLRMLSWDIDLRIEPHSFARTDFDETDPFVSEIIATGERIL